The Actinomyces wuliandei genome contains the following window.
TAGTGAAGGGAATCGCGGTGACAAAGTTGCCGATGCGGCCAATGCGTCCGAAGACTAGGCCCACGAGGAGGGTCCCTGCCGCTGACCCTATAGCAAAGGTAGCGCCTCCACCCATGGGAACCTGAAGTTCACCAATGAAGATACCCAGCGCCATACCGACGCCCAGGGCGACCGGGTTGATAGCTGACAGCCCGCGCGAGGAATCGCCAAAGTACTGGGAGATCTCCTTCATCCTCCCGGTGGGGCCGACGACGCGAACCCTGTCGCCTTGCTGCAGAACAAGGTCAGGCGTTCCAACCATGTCCACGTCACCCCGGCGGACGCGCGAGATAGTTGCCTCGAAACGGTGGTCGATGTCCAGGTCGGCGATTGTGCGCCCAGCAAGCTTGGGGTCGGAGACGGTGATGCGCCGGAAGTCCAAGTAGCGACGGTCCTCGATAAGTGAGTGGGACGAGCCGTGGCCGACGGCCTCAATGGCCTGGTTGACCGCGTCCTGGGTGCCGACCACTGTGACCAGGTCGTCCTTGAACAGGCGATCGCTGCTCACCGGTCTCATGATCGGGCCTGTCTCTCCGCGACGCAGACGGGAGAACTTGAGCTCCCCAGAGATTCGCTCTCCGATGTCGGCAACGACCGGTCCGTCCTCGCGCTCCACCCGGATAGTGCGGTTGATGAGGGGAGAGGGGGCGTCCCGGTCACTGCGCCGGTAGCGCAGGGCGAGGAGACAGAAAAACAGCATGCCGATGACCCCGTAGAGATAGGAGACGGCATAACCAATGGTGGCGACAGCGGTCCCGTCCGGGCTGCCCGCCGCCGTCGCTGCGTTGCCTGCGGCGGCAAGCGCTGGAGTGTTGGTGAGCGCGCCAGCAAAGGTTCCGGCTATCAGAGCAGGGTCCATCCCAAGCGCCCGGCCGACTGCTACGCCTATTCCTGCGCTTGCTGTCAGGATGACCAGCAGCAGCGCAAGGGGGCCTGCGGCCGTGCGCAGCACATGAAAGAAGTTGGGGCCTGACTGTACTCCGATGGCAAACGTAAAGATCGTGAGGCCAAGTGTGCTCACCTCAACGGGAATATCCATTTCCACGTCTACCGCAGTGCTCCACGCCGCCAGAGCGATACCGCAGAAGAGGACGGCTGCGGCTCCGAGACTGACTCCTCGCACCTTCAGGTGCCCGACGAGCATGCCCACGCCGATGAGCAAGAACAGGACCAGCACCGGAGCCTCGGCCAGGTGCGTCAGGACGTCTGTAACCACGTTGGAGAGCCGCCTCTCGGGTTGCGGCGCCGCAGGGCGCGGCGGTCGTGTGCATCGGGACGTGGGCTATTGTGGCACTGACGTCGTCCAGGCTCCCGGACCAAAGGCCGTGATGCTGCGGTCCGAGGCGTGAGGTGTGAGGATGGACCTGTCCTGCGCCGCCACGTCGGCCGCGGCCCTCGCAAGAGCGCGTGGTAGGCCTGGGGCTGCCTTGGGCGGATTGCGGGAGCGGTACGTGGCCTCCAGGTGAGGCGTTTCGCTCTTCTCCTTGACTTCCCCTGCTTTGCTTCCCCCTGTCTTCCTTTTTCCGGAGGGCACTGAGGGAGTGCCCGAAATAAAGACGGGTGTGGGAGGTGCGGGCCCGGGAGCGCGTCGTCGCTGAGGGCGCCCTCGTCAGCGTCCCGTGAGACATGATCCCATATAGTGAGACTGGGTGGAGGTGGAGATGGCCTTTAGTCTCGGCGTGATCTAGTCTCTGTCCCTCTGACATCTCGCTGACGCGGTGAATCGCAAGGAACAGGAGTGTGAGCGATGGCACGCCACAAGGTTCCAGTGGAGAGGGACCAACAGGTGATGACGGGCGCCCAGGCGCTTGTCAGGGCTCTCGAGGAGCTGGGTGTCACCGACATCTTCGGCATGCCGGGCGGCGCAATTCTGCCGTTCTATGATCCTCTGCTTGCCAGTGACCGGATCCGGCACGTTCTTGTGCGCCACGAGCAGTGTGCCGGGCACGCGGCAGAGGGGTACGCCATGGTGACCGGGAAACCTGGTGTGTGTGTGGTCACCTCTGGGCCGGGTGCAACCAACCTGGTGACAGCGATCGGGGACGCGCACATGGACTCCGTGCCGGTGGTCGCCATTACCGGGCAGGTCGGCAGTCGCAACATCGGCACCGACGCCTTCCAGGAGGCTGACATTGTCGGCGCCACTATGCCCTTTGTCAAGCACTCCTTCCTCGTCACGCGGCCGGAGGAGGTCGTACCTCGTGTCGCTGAGGCCTTTCACCTTGCTGCCACGGGGCGTCCCGGACCTGTCCTTGTTGATATCGCCAAGGACGCGCAGGAGGGGATGACGGAGTTCTCTTGGCCTCCTGCGACTGAGCTTCCTGGCTACCACCTCCCTGGCAGGCCGAACCAGAGGCGCGTTATCCAGGCTGCGGAGGCCATCGTCCACTCGGAACGGCCTGTCCTCTACCTGGGCGGAGGGCTCAACCGTGCCAAAGTACCCGTTGCGCAGTTGGCCGAGCTCATCGACCTCATTGGCGCGCCTTTTGTCACCACGCTTACGGCACTGGACGTGATGCCCTCGGATCATCCGCTCAACCTCAGGATGCCCGGGATGCACGGGACGGTGGCTGCCGTAGGCTCCTTGCAGCGTGCCGACCTCATCGTCTCCCTAGGTGCCCGTTTCGACGACAGGGTCACGGGAAGGCCTGCCAGCTTCGCTCCTCGCGCAGCGGTCGTCCACGTGGATATCGATCCTGCGGAGATATCAAAGATACGTGCAGCGGACGTCCCTATCGTAGGCGACCTGGCTGAGGTCGTGCCGACCCTGACCGCTGAGATCCGGGATCTGTTTGACCGCGAGGGCCGTGTTGACATAGGGCCGTGGCGTACGGAGGTGGATCGTATTGTCGCAACCTATCCCACTGACTGGACAGACACTGATGACGGTCTTCTCCAGCCCCAGGAGGTGATTAACCACCTGGTCGCGGCGGCGGCCGAGGACACGATCTGGGTCACGGGTGTCGGCCAGCACCAGATGTGGGCCGCTCACTACCTGCGCTTCAGCCGCCAGCACACGTGGCTGACTTCTGCTGGCGCGGGGACGATGGGTTACGGTGTTCCTGCTGCCATGGGAGCCAAGCGGGCGTGTCCGGATCGCCCTGTGTGGCTGATCGACGGCGACGGATGCTTCCAGATGACGAACCAGGAGCTGGCTACCTGCACCCTTAACGACATTCCGATCAAGGTCGCCGTCATCAACAACTCCTCGCTAGGTATGGTCCGCCAGTGGCAGACCCTGTTCTATGGTGAGCGCTACTCCAACACCGACCTGCACACTGGTGCGGACACGGTGCGTGTCCCCGACTTCGTCAAGCTGGCCGAGGCCTATGGTGCGGTGGGGCTGCGCTGTGAACGGCTGGAGGACGTTGATGACGTCATCGCAAAGGCCAACTCCATCAACGACAGACCGGTTGTCATTGACTTCATCGTGTCAGCAGACGCCCAGGTGTGGCCGATGGTGGCTGCTGGTGTGTCCAATGACGAGATCCAGCACGCTCGGGGCATGAGCCCCCAGTGGGAGGAGGAATGAGGTACGTGAGCCAGAAGCACACGCTGTCCGTCCTAGTGGAGAACAAGCCCGGCGTCCTCACGCGTGTCTCGGCGCTGTTCACGCGACGCGGCTTCAACATTCACTCCCTGGCCGTCGGACCCACCGAGCACGATGACGTGTCGCGCATCACGGTGATCGCAGACGCGGAGGGGCTGGCCATGGAGCAGGTCATCAAGCAGCTGAACAAGCTTGTCAATGTCCTGAAGATCGTCGAGCTTGAGTCCGATACCTCGGTAGCCCGTGAGCTGTACCTGATCAAGGTGCGTGCTGACGACT
Protein-coding sequences here:
- a CDS encoding acetolactate synthase large subunit; its protein translation is MARHKVPVERDQQVMTGAQALVRALEELGVTDIFGMPGGAILPFYDPLLASDRIRHVLVRHEQCAGHAAEGYAMVTGKPGVCVVTSGPGATNLVTAIGDAHMDSVPVVAITGQVGSRNIGTDAFQEADIVGATMPFVKHSFLVTRPEEVVPRVAEAFHLAATGRPGPVLVDIAKDAQEGMTEFSWPPATELPGYHLPGRPNQRRVIQAAEAIVHSERPVLYLGGGLNRAKVPVAQLAELIDLIGAPFVTTLTALDVMPSDHPLNLRMPGMHGTVAAVGSLQRADLIVSLGARFDDRVTGRPASFAPRAAVVHVDIDPAEISKIRAADVPIVGDLAEVVPTLTAEIRDLFDREGRVDIGPWRTEVDRIVATYPTDWTDTDDGLLQPQEVINHLVAAAAEDTIWVTGVGQHQMWAAHYLRFSRQHTWLTSAGAGTMGYGVPAAMGAKRACPDRPVWLIDGDGCFQMTNQELATCTLNDIPIKVAVINNSSLGMVRQWQTLFYGERYSNTDLHTGADTVRVPDFVKLAEAYGAVGLRCERLEDVDDVIAKANSINDRPVVIDFIVSADAQVWPMVAAGVSNDEIQHARGMSPQWEEE
- the ilvN gene encoding acetolactate synthase small subunit; the protein is MSQKHTLSVLVENKPGVLTRVSALFTRRGFNIHSLAVGPTEHDDVSRITVIADAEGLAMEQVIKQLNKLVNVLKIVELESDTSVARELYLIKVRADDSNRTAVLQIVDLFRAHVVDVAPSSVVIETVGSESKVRALLTALEPYGVKEIVQSGTVAITRGPRSITDQLKEK
- a CDS encoding aspartate:alanine exchanger family transporter, translated to MVTDVLTHLAEAPVLVLFLLIGVGMLVGHLKVRGVSLGAAAVLFCGIALAAWSTAVDVEMDIPVEVSTLGLTIFTFAIGVQSGPNFFHVLRTAAGPLALLLVILTASAGIGVAVGRALGMDPALIAGTFAGALTNTPALAAAGNAATAAGSPDGTAVATIGYAVSYLYGVIGMLFFCLLALRYRRSDRDAPSPLINRTIRVEREDGPVVADIGERISGELKFSRLRRGETGPIMRPVSSDRLFKDDLVTVVGTQDAVNQAIEAVGHGSSHSLIEDRRYLDFRRITVSDPKLAGRTIADLDIDHRFEATISRVRRGDVDMVGTPDLVLQQGDRVRVVGPTGRMKEISQYFGDSSRGLSAINPVALGVGMALGIFIGELQVPMGGGATFAIGSAAGTLLVGLVFGRIGRIGNFVTAIPFTTTAVLSEIGLLIFLARAGVTAGGQIAGAFSGGDWWRILVTGFVMTTIAGGGLYASMRWLVRMGGTRLSGLLGGAQTQPAVLAFANERTGADPRVALGYAMVYPVAMILKIFIAQILGGM